Proteins co-encoded in one Pithys albifrons albifrons isolate INPA30051 chromosome 14, PitAlb_v1, whole genome shotgun sequence genomic window:
- the SHROOM4 gene encoding protein Shroom4 isoform X2 — protein MERAEGRPGAPQYVHVQLQGGAPWGFTLRGGLEHGEPLIVSKVEDGGKAALSRRLQPGDELVNISGTPLYGSRQEALILIKGSYRTLKMIVRRRSVPVLRPHSWHVAKLAESRPDAPTMHCPADAFSLSWPSGCDVSSRQEGAVALPEPARSCLVPLPLLPELGGPKWLESRTPCVLCAHSPCQCQGNLGAAPKPRSEGQVGAVLLCAPLSWGGCMYRGVDSWDLRRAGQRVADTPNAGVGPGSSELSLQWNPLSRHCSTDRSSSIGSMESLDHPGQAYYEGDPSPVDQGMYHSKRDSAYSSFSASSVASDCALSLRPEEAVSTDSSFQGPCKAPDGHYLTTGAEPSASRHPEAWRAPVPPQPPVRRDSLRAAPASRGDRHRVSVSADMLHAKGRWISDTFLCQRDGEAEAVGGRTLVPYPTKDRLSADQYYMLSSHPDRCPAEPLLGESMESDNRLYLDGSTHRVPDATAGDNPLLSPLKGHVPHRHSAPEQLLASQLRSLQVGTSSGRASPAPDGHRWTLSPLHPEDSRGGTAGTAQDPPLCPEPCCRPAPCHCCPELQRAFGQDGRGASPALSTEGPAEEESRAGARRAGGPPHRSAQMRRRSDRFATSLRNEIQRRKAQLQKSRGPGGPPPGEEPVEETEEPPESNVPAEGPPALAERLSPAPSEDGRSAGRLGDRGIPTPDPLPAPKAPPSPERAVPTARGRWRWSPERKLQPQRSPSPSELEGYAPAARSSPPRGSDEPVLLPFADRRRFFEESSRPAPPHHSKPSVGDPGAFQPHGPEHRDVRRLSVDQTYSSPSPTRPGSAGPYAECCREQPPCYKPLGRPGELGYMRGYSYPYGVPLRPESCRYCGGDPCPPPLPRGRTCRCHPQPWVRCPDCCCPAPRPGREESDAWPPRRAFAPEFPQDEWEPPAITRKVSQSVSELSQYQPGFPRLGPFHTCFESAEPEWPPCYRATSTHDLSWDSNCLAHTPESPPGPLHRPLRGRAFSESHLNLEPASPRGRDRKDLFHAKLDPPHNLKKKGPPPPRPPPPNWEKYRQRRASQHPPDGAGHSSAFAAPVPPRSIADVVRERSQSLTGEQGGRSWGHTARPSAPPGAWPRPEPPGLLHRTPGPDVGNTEICRVTGAGEKRPKAKQPWEMEEQPQRLVRNQEQGCAGPHGVVERVSCQGSWPQPRRVDSEELLWDHSLANILAPLAPLGTATEVRGELLVAGERQAWRERLQQDWRLEALAQDRQGFEPISPPPGSVANSSSFPVHYSAAASKAEPLSKVTALPEVVEGSSEDEEEEVDHELVEKKMQLIESLSRKLAVLQEAQRGLQEDISANGALGEDVSARLQALCTPGEFDKYRLFVGDLDKVVNLLLSLSGRLARVETALGSLGPHAPAEDKLALREKRRLLVAQLEDAKELKEHVGRREEVVGAMVARYLPAEHLQDYQHFVKMKSALIAEQRELEEKIKLGQEQLRCLRESLGQASKCC, from the exons ATGGAGCGGGCCGAGGGCCGGCCCGGCGCCCCCCAGTACGTGcatgtgcagctgcagggggGCGCGCCCTGGGGCTTCACGCTGCGCGGCGGGCTGGAGCACGGCGAGCCCCTCATCGTCTCCAAG GTGGAGGATGGGGGCAAGGCTGCGCTGTCCCGTCGGCTGCAGCCGGGTGACGAGCTGGTGAACATCAGCGGGACGCCGCTGTACGGCTCCCGCCAGGAGGCCCTGATCCTCATCAAGGGCTCCTACCGCACCCTGAAGATGATCGTTCGCAG GAGGAGTGTGCCCGTCCTCCGGCCCCATTCCTGGCACGTGGCCAAACTCGCCGAAAGCCGCCCCGACGCCCCAACCATGCACTGCCCCGCTGATGCCTTCAGCCTCTCATGGCCATCGGGGTGTGATGTCAG CTCCCGGCAGGAAGGGGCGGTGGCTCTGCCGGAGCCGGCCAGGAGCTGCTTAGTCCCACTGCcgctgctgccagagctgggagGTCCCAAGTGGCTGGAGTCACGCACACCCTGTGTTCTCTGTGCCCACTccccctgccagtgccagggcaaCCTTGGTGCTGCCCCCAAACCCAGGAGTGAAGGGCAGgttggggctgtgctgctctgtgccccttTGTCATGGGGAGGATGTATGTATAGGGGGGTGGACTCCTGGGATCTCcgcagagctgggcagagagtGGCAGACACCCCTAATGCTGGCGTGGGGCCGGGCAGCAgtgagctgtccctgcagtggaaCCCGCTGTCCCGGCACTGCAGCACCGACCGGAGCAGCTCCATCGGGAGCATGGAGAGCCTGGACCACCCCGGCCAGGCCTACTATGAAGGAGACCCCTCACCCGTTGACCAGGGCATGTACCACAGCAAGCGGGACTCAGCCTATAGCTCCTTCTCTGCCAGCTCCGTCGCCTCCGACTGTGCCCTCTCCCTCCGCCCTGAAGAGGCCGTGTCCACTGACTCCAGCTTTCAAGGCCCCTGCAAGGCCCCTGATGGGCACTACCTGACTACAGGGGCTGAGCCATCTGCCAGCCGGCACCCTGAGGCCTGGCGGGcgcctgtgcccccccagccccctgtcaGGAGGGACAGCCTGCGGGCAGCCCCggccagcagaggggacaggcacCGGGTGTCGGTGTCAGCGGACATGCTTCATGCCAAGGGCCGGTGGATCTCCGACACCTTCCTCTGCCAGCGGGATGGGGAGGCAGAGGCGGTGGGCGGAAGGACGCTCGTGCCGTACCCCACAAAGGACCGTCTCTCTGCTGACCAGTATTACATGCTGAGCTCCCACCCGGACCGGTGCCCGGCTGAACCGCTGCTGGGGGAGAGCATGGAGTCTGACAACCGGCTGTACCTGGATGGGAGCACACACCGAGTGCCAGatgccacagcaggtgacaaCCCGTTGCTGTCCCCTCTCAAGGGCCACGTGCCACACCGGCACAGTGCTCCCGAGCAGCTGCTGGCCTCCCAGCTCCGCTCCCTCCAGGTGGGCACCAGCAGTGGGCGAGCCTCACCAGCCCCCGATGGGCACCGCTGGACCTTGTCCCCGCTGCACCCTGAGGACAGCCGGGGGGGAACGGCAGGGACTGCCCAGGACCCCCCGTTGTGCCCAGAGCCTTGCTGCCGCCCAGcgccctgccactgctgccccGAGCTGCAGCGAGCCTTCGGTCAGGACGGCCGGGGCGCCAGCCCGGCGCTCAGCACCGAGGGGCCGGCGGAGGAGGAGAGTCGGGCAGGGGCCCGGCGGGCTGGGGGTCCTCCCCACCGCTCTGCTCAGATGCGCCGCCGCAGCGACCGCTTCGCCACCAGCCTGCGCAACGAGATCCAGCGCCGCAAGGCACAGCTGCAGAAGAGCCGCGGTCCCGGTGGGCCCCCACCCGGCGAGGAGCCGGTGGAAGAGACGGAGGAGCCTCCTGAGAGCAACGTACCGGCAGAGGGACCCCCCGCTCTGGCTGAGCGCCTCAGCCCTGCGCCGAGCGAGGATGGCAGGAGCGCCGGCCGCTTGGGGGACCGGGGTATCCCCACTCCTGACCCACTGCCAGCCCCCAAAGCGCCCCCGTCCCCCGAGCGGGCGGTGCCAACAGCCAGGGGCCGCTGGCGCTGGTCCCCGGAGCGCAAGTTGCAGCCACAGCGCTCGCCCAGCCCCAGTGAGCTGGAGGGCTACGCCCCGGCGGCCCGCAGCTCCCCACCACGGGGCAGCGACGAGCCCGTCCTCCTGCCCTTTGCTGATCGCCGCCGGTTCTTTGAGGAGAGCAGCCGGCCGGCACCGCCCCACCACAGCAAGCCCTCAGTGGGCGATCCCGGTGCCTTCCAGCCCCATGGCCCTGAGCACCGGGATGTCCGCCGCCTCTCCGTGGACCAGACTTACAGCTCCCCGTCCCCGACCCGCCCCGGCTCTGCCGGCCCCTACGCTGAGTGCTGCCGGGAGCAGCCCCCCTGCTACAAGCCACTGGGAAGGCCAGGAGAACTGGGTTACATGCGGGGCTACTCCTACCCCTATGGGGTTCCCCTGCGCCCTGAGTCCTGCCGCTACTGCGGAGGGGACCCGTGcccgccgccgctgccccgcgGCCGTACCTGCcgctgccacccccagccctgggtgcgCTGCCCTgactgctgctgcccagcaccacGTCCCGGGCGAGAGGAGAGTGACGCCTGGCCCCCCCGGAGAGCTTTCGCCCCG GAATTTCCTCAGGATGAGTGGGAGCCACCTGCAATAACCAGGAAAGTCAGCCAGTCTGTCAG TGAGCTCTCCCAGTACCAGCCGGGCTTCCCAAGGCTTGGCCCCTTCCACACCTGCTTTGAGAGTGCTGAGCCAGAGTGGCCACCCTGCTACCGGGCCACGTCCACACATGACCTCTCGTGGGATAGTAACTGCCTGGCCCacacacctgagagcccaccaGGCCCACTGCACCGCCCACTGCGGGGCAGAGCCTTCTCCGAGAGCCACCTCAACCTGGAACCTGCCAGTCCCCGGGGCCGTGACCGGAAGGACCTTTTCCATGCCAAGCTGGACCCGCCCCACAACCTCAAAAAGAAGGGCCCCCCACCTCCACGCCCACCTCCCCCAAACTGGGAGAAGTACAGGCAGCGCCGGGCATCTCAGCACCCGCCGGatggtgctgggcacagctctgcctttgctgcccCGGTGCCACCCCGCAGCATTGCTGATGTGGTGCGTGAGCGGTCACAGAGCCTCACTGGGGAGCAGGGGGGCCGGTCCTGGGGCCATACTGCTCGCCCCTCTGCTCCACCAGGTGCCTGGCCCCGTCCTGAGCCCCCTGGATTGCTTCACAGGACTCCTGGGCCTGATGTTGGCAACACCGAGATTTGCAG GGTGACAGGGGCTGGGGAAAAGCGGCCAAAGGCGAAGCAGCCCTGGGAGATGGAGGAGCAACCCCAAAGGCTTGTCCGGAaccaggagcagggctgtgctggtccccATGGAGTGG TGGAGAGGGtgagctgccagggcagctggcCCCAGCCCCGCCGAGTGGACTCTGAGGAACTGCTGTGGGACCACTCCCTGGCCAACATCCTGGCCCCTTTGGCCCCACTCGGCACTGCCACTGAAGTGAGGGgtgagctgctggtggcagggGAGCGACAGGCCTGGCGGGAGCGTCTCCAGCAGGACTGGCGCctggaggccctggcacaggacag GCAAGGCTTCGAGCCCATCTCGCCACCCCCTGGGAGTGTTGCCAACTCCAGCTCCTTCCCGGTGCACTACAGTGCAGCAGCAAGCAAAGCCGAGCCACTCAGCAAGGTGACGGCGCTGCCAGAGGTAGTGGAGGGGAGCtcagaggatgaggaggaggaggtggacCACGAGCTGGTAGAAAAGAAG ATGCAGCTGATCGAGAGCCTGAGCCGCAAGCTGGCGGTGCTGCAAGAGGCACAACGGGGTCTGCAGGAGGACATCAGTGCCAATGGGGCACTGGGTGAGGATGTGTCTGCCCGACTGCAAGCCCTCTGCACCCCAGGGGAGTTCGACAAGTACCGCCTCTTCGTGGGTGACCTGGACAAGGTGGTCaacctcctgctctccctctcGGGGCGCCTGGCTCGGGTGGagactgccctgggcagcctgggacCACATGCCCCTGCTgaggacaag CTGGCCCTGCGGGAGAAGCGGCggctgctggtggcacagctggaggatgccaaggagctgaaggagcacGTGGGGCGGCGGGAGGAGGTGGTAGGCGCCATGGTGGCACGGTATCTGCCCGCTGAGCACCTCCAGGACTACCAGCACTTTGTCAAGATGAAGTCAGCCCTCATTGCCGAGCAGcgggagctggaggagaagaTCAAGCTGGGCCAGGAGCAGCTGCGGTGCCTGCGTGAGAGCCTTGGCCAGGCCTCCAAGTGCTGCTAA
- the SHROOM4 gene encoding protein Shroom4 isoform X1, translating into MERAEGRPGAPQYVHVQLQGGAPWGFTLRGGLEHGEPLIVSKVEDGGKAALSRRLQPGDELVNISGTPLYGSRQEALILIKGSYRTLKMIVRRRSVPVLRPHSWHVAKLAESRPDAPTMHCPADAFSLSWPSGCDVSSRQEGAVALPEPARSCLVPLPLLPELGGPKWLESRTPCVLCAHSPCQCQGNLGAAPKPRSEGQVGAVLLCAPLSWGGCMYRGVDSWDLRRAGQRVADTPNAGVGPGSSELSLQWNPLSRHCSTDRSSSIGSMESLDHPGQAYYEGDPSPVDQGMYHSKRDSAYSSFSASSVASDCALSLRPEEAVSTDSSFQGPCKAPDGHYLTTGAEPSASRHPEAWRAPVPPQPPVRRDSLRAAPASRGDRHRVSVSADMLHAKGRWISDTFLCQRDGEAEAVGGRTLVPYPTKDRLSADQYYMLSSHPDRCPAEPLLGESMESDNRLYLDGSTHRVPDATAGDNPLLSPLKGHVPHRHSAPEQLLASQLRSLQVGTSSGRASPAPDGHRWTLSPLHPEDSRGGTAGTAQDPPLCPEPCCRPAPCHCCPELQRAFGQDGRGASPALSTEGPAEEESRAGARRAGGPPHRSAQMRRRSDRFATSLRNEIQRRKAQLQKSRGPGGPPPGEEPVEETEEPPESNVPAEGPPALAERLSPAPSEDGRSAGRLGDRGIPTPDPLPAPKAPPSPERAVPTARGRWRWSPERKLQPQRSPSPSELEGYAPAARSSPPRGSDEPVLLPFADRRRFFEESSRPAPPHHSKPSVGDPGAFQPHGPEHRDVRRLSVDQTYSSPSPTRPGSAGPYAECCREQPPCYKPLGRPGELGYMRGYSYPYGVPLRPESCRYCGGDPCPPPLPRGRTCRCHPQPWVRCPDCCCPAPRPGREESDAWPPRRAFAPEFPQDEWEPPAITRKVSQSVSELSQYQPGFPRLGPFHTCFESAEPEWPPCYRATSTHDLSWDSNCLAHTPESPPGPLHRPLRGRAFSESHLNLEPASPRGRDRKDLFHAKLDPPHNLKKKGPPPPRPPPPNWEKYRQRRASQHPPDGAGHSSAFAAPVPPRSIADVVRERSQSLTGEQGGRSWGHTARPSAPPGAWPRPEPPGLLHRTPGPDVGNTEICRVTGAGEKRPKAKQPWEMEEQPQRLVRNQEQGCAGPHGVGECSPLLHDGPGPAMPETLKPSPGSVERVSCQGSWPQPRRVDSEELLWDHSLANILAPLAPLGTATEVRGELLVAGERQAWRERLQQDWRLEALAQDRQGFEPISPPPGSVANSSSFPVHYSAAASKAEPLSKVTALPEVVEGSSEDEEEEVDHELVEKKMQLIESLSRKLAVLQEAQRGLQEDISANGALGEDVSARLQALCTPGEFDKYRLFVGDLDKVVNLLLSLSGRLARVETALGSLGPHAPAEDKLALREKRRLLVAQLEDAKELKEHVGRREEVVGAMVARYLPAEHLQDYQHFVKMKSALIAEQRELEEKIKLGQEQLRCLRESLGQASKCC; encoded by the exons ATGGAGCGGGCCGAGGGCCGGCCCGGCGCCCCCCAGTACGTGcatgtgcagctgcagggggGCGCGCCCTGGGGCTTCACGCTGCGCGGCGGGCTGGAGCACGGCGAGCCCCTCATCGTCTCCAAG GTGGAGGATGGGGGCAAGGCTGCGCTGTCCCGTCGGCTGCAGCCGGGTGACGAGCTGGTGAACATCAGCGGGACGCCGCTGTACGGCTCCCGCCAGGAGGCCCTGATCCTCATCAAGGGCTCCTACCGCACCCTGAAGATGATCGTTCGCAG GAGGAGTGTGCCCGTCCTCCGGCCCCATTCCTGGCACGTGGCCAAACTCGCCGAAAGCCGCCCCGACGCCCCAACCATGCACTGCCCCGCTGATGCCTTCAGCCTCTCATGGCCATCGGGGTGTGATGTCAG CTCCCGGCAGGAAGGGGCGGTGGCTCTGCCGGAGCCGGCCAGGAGCTGCTTAGTCCCACTGCcgctgctgccagagctgggagGTCCCAAGTGGCTGGAGTCACGCACACCCTGTGTTCTCTGTGCCCACTccccctgccagtgccagggcaaCCTTGGTGCTGCCCCCAAACCCAGGAGTGAAGGGCAGgttggggctgtgctgctctgtgccccttTGTCATGGGGAGGATGTATGTATAGGGGGGTGGACTCCTGGGATCTCcgcagagctgggcagagagtGGCAGACACCCCTAATGCTGGCGTGGGGCCGGGCAGCAgtgagctgtccctgcagtggaaCCCGCTGTCCCGGCACTGCAGCACCGACCGGAGCAGCTCCATCGGGAGCATGGAGAGCCTGGACCACCCCGGCCAGGCCTACTATGAAGGAGACCCCTCACCCGTTGACCAGGGCATGTACCACAGCAAGCGGGACTCAGCCTATAGCTCCTTCTCTGCCAGCTCCGTCGCCTCCGACTGTGCCCTCTCCCTCCGCCCTGAAGAGGCCGTGTCCACTGACTCCAGCTTTCAAGGCCCCTGCAAGGCCCCTGATGGGCACTACCTGACTACAGGGGCTGAGCCATCTGCCAGCCGGCACCCTGAGGCCTGGCGGGcgcctgtgcccccccagccccctgtcaGGAGGGACAGCCTGCGGGCAGCCCCggccagcagaggggacaggcacCGGGTGTCGGTGTCAGCGGACATGCTTCATGCCAAGGGCCGGTGGATCTCCGACACCTTCCTCTGCCAGCGGGATGGGGAGGCAGAGGCGGTGGGCGGAAGGACGCTCGTGCCGTACCCCACAAAGGACCGTCTCTCTGCTGACCAGTATTACATGCTGAGCTCCCACCCGGACCGGTGCCCGGCTGAACCGCTGCTGGGGGAGAGCATGGAGTCTGACAACCGGCTGTACCTGGATGGGAGCACACACCGAGTGCCAGatgccacagcaggtgacaaCCCGTTGCTGTCCCCTCTCAAGGGCCACGTGCCACACCGGCACAGTGCTCCCGAGCAGCTGCTGGCCTCCCAGCTCCGCTCCCTCCAGGTGGGCACCAGCAGTGGGCGAGCCTCACCAGCCCCCGATGGGCACCGCTGGACCTTGTCCCCGCTGCACCCTGAGGACAGCCGGGGGGGAACGGCAGGGACTGCCCAGGACCCCCCGTTGTGCCCAGAGCCTTGCTGCCGCCCAGcgccctgccactgctgccccGAGCTGCAGCGAGCCTTCGGTCAGGACGGCCGGGGCGCCAGCCCGGCGCTCAGCACCGAGGGGCCGGCGGAGGAGGAGAGTCGGGCAGGGGCCCGGCGGGCTGGGGGTCCTCCCCACCGCTCTGCTCAGATGCGCCGCCGCAGCGACCGCTTCGCCACCAGCCTGCGCAACGAGATCCAGCGCCGCAAGGCACAGCTGCAGAAGAGCCGCGGTCCCGGTGGGCCCCCACCCGGCGAGGAGCCGGTGGAAGAGACGGAGGAGCCTCCTGAGAGCAACGTACCGGCAGAGGGACCCCCCGCTCTGGCTGAGCGCCTCAGCCCTGCGCCGAGCGAGGATGGCAGGAGCGCCGGCCGCTTGGGGGACCGGGGTATCCCCACTCCTGACCCACTGCCAGCCCCCAAAGCGCCCCCGTCCCCCGAGCGGGCGGTGCCAACAGCCAGGGGCCGCTGGCGCTGGTCCCCGGAGCGCAAGTTGCAGCCACAGCGCTCGCCCAGCCCCAGTGAGCTGGAGGGCTACGCCCCGGCGGCCCGCAGCTCCCCACCACGGGGCAGCGACGAGCCCGTCCTCCTGCCCTTTGCTGATCGCCGCCGGTTCTTTGAGGAGAGCAGCCGGCCGGCACCGCCCCACCACAGCAAGCCCTCAGTGGGCGATCCCGGTGCCTTCCAGCCCCATGGCCCTGAGCACCGGGATGTCCGCCGCCTCTCCGTGGACCAGACTTACAGCTCCCCGTCCCCGACCCGCCCCGGCTCTGCCGGCCCCTACGCTGAGTGCTGCCGGGAGCAGCCCCCCTGCTACAAGCCACTGGGAAGGCCAGGAGAACTGGGTTACATGCGGGGCTACTCCTACCCCTATGGGGTTCCCCTGCGCCCTGAGTCCTGCCGCTACTGCGGAGGGGACCCGTGcccgccgccgctgccccgcgGCCGTACCTGCcgctgccacccccagccctgggtgcgCTGCCCTgactgctgctgcccagcaccacGTCCCGGGCGAGAGGAGAGTGACGCCTGGCCCCCCCGGAGAGCTTTCGCCCCG GAATTTCCTCAGGATGAGTGGGAGCCACCTGCAATAACCAGGAAAGTCAGCCAGTCTGTCAG TGAGCTCTCCCAGTACCAGCCGGGCTTCCCAAGGCTTGGCCCCTTCCACACCTGCTTTGAGAGTGCTGAGCCAGAGTGGCCACCCTGCTACCGGGCCACGTCCACACATGACCTCTCGTGGGATAGTAACTGCCTGGCCCacacacctgagagcccaccaGGCCCACTGCACCGCCCACTGCGGGGCAGAGCCTTCTCCGAGAGCCACCTCAACCTGGAACCTGCCAGTCCCCGGGGCCGTGACCGGAAGGACCTTTTCCATGCCAAGCTGGACCCGCCCCACAACCTCAAAAAGAAGGGCCCCCCACCTCCACGCCCACCTCCCCCAAACTGGGAGAAGTACAGGCAGCGCCGGGCATCTCAGCACCCGCCGGatggtgctgggcacagctctgcctttgctgcccCGGTGCCACCCCGCAGCATTGCTGATGTGGTGCGTGAGCGGTCACAGAGCCTCACTGGGGAGCAGGGGGGCCGGTCCTGGGGCCATACTGCTCGCCCCTCTGCTCCACCAGGTGCCTGGCCCCGTCCTGAGCCCCCTGGATTGCTTCACAGGACTCCTGGGCCTGATGTTGGCAACACCGAGATTTGCAG GGTGACAGGGGCTGGGGAAAAGCGGCCAAAGGCGAAGCAGCCCTGGGAGATGGAGGAGCAACCCCAAAGGCTTGTCCGGAaccaggagcagggctgtgctggtccccATGGAGTGGGTGAGTGCTCCCCACTTCTGCATGATGGCCCTGGCCCAGCGATGCCAGAAACACTCAAGCCTAGTCCTGGGTCAGTGGAGAGGGtgagctgccagggcagctggcCCCAGCCCCGCCGAGTGGACTCTGAGGAACTGCTGTGGGACCACTCCCTGGCCAACATCCTGGCCCCTTTGGCCCCACTCGGCACTGCCACTGAAGTGAGGGgtgagctgctggtggcagggGAGCGACAGGCCTGGCGGGAGCGTCTCCAGCAGGACTGGCGCctggaggccctggcacaggacag GCAAGGCTTCGAGCCCATCTCGCCACCCCCTGGGAGTGTTGCCAACTCCAGCTCCTTCCCGGTGCACTACAGTGCAGCAGCAAGCAAAGCCGAGCCACTCAGCAAGGTGACGGCGCTGCCAGAGGTAGTGGAGGGGAGCtcagaggatgaggaggaggaggtggacCACGAGCTGGTAGAAAAGAAG ATGCAGCTGATCGAGAGCCTGAGCCGCAAGCTGGCGGTGCTGCAAGAGGCACAACGGGGTCTGCAGGAGGACATCAGTGCCAATGGGGCACTGGGTGAGGATGTGTCTGCCCGACTGCAAGCCCTCTGCACCCCAGGGGAGTTCGACAAGTACCGCCTCTTCGTGGGTGACCTGGACAAGGTGGTCaacctcctgctctccctctcGGGGCGCCTGGCTCGGGTGGagactgccctgggcagcctgggacCACATGCCCCTGCTgaggacaag CTGGCCCTGCGGGAGAAGCGGCggctgctggtggcacagctggaggatgccaaggagctgaaggagcacGTGGGGCGGCGGGAGGAGGTGGTAGGCGCCATGGTGGCACGGTATCTGCCCGCTGAGCACCTCCAGGACTACCAGCACTTTGTCAAGATGAAGTCAGCCCTCATTGCCGAGCAGcgggagctggaggagaagaTCAAGCTGGGCCAGGAGCAGCTGCGGTGCCTGCGTGAGAGCCTTGGCCAGGCCTCCAAGTGCTGCTAA